gcgggagtgtggccgtgaaggtgcaGGCAAGCAAACATTCCAAAGATTTGTTAAACTCTAATACGTGATTTGTACCACAAACCGCAACTTTTGAAGAGAGCAGAATTGCAAAAGCGTGCCAGTTAGGGCTCTTTGTATTGTGTAGCACAAAAACTGAAGGTACATTCATTAAAATGTCTCACAGCATTTGCCACTAGTAACGCACAgtgtgaagggttcatgaacagtatggatgaaTGTCTTAGTATGTACTTTAGATGAATGtcttcattgatcaaaacttgaccagaCAGTCTCTTTTGCAACCAGCCTTGAATTCCagcatgtgaaaaaaaagttaggGCCCCCCCTTACATCGCATGGTTTAATATGGCTTAGAAAACAATTGTTAATTCAAAGagctatgatgatgatttgatgGGTAACATTGCAATAACTAacattgtttgttgttattgtcaTCCCAGTTAATGGAAATTAAAGGACAACATCAATAGGAGCAGGAAGTGGTAATCATCTAGGTTGCTTTAGGTGTTGTGTTTTGCACACATGTGTTTGTGAAAGACATTGAAATGTGGATGTCATAAAAATGTCTTGAGAAAAGAACTTAATATTTATAATTAAACTTTTGAATAGCtcaagtagaaatagatttagaatagttgtttttttcacttttagtaattatttatgtatttaatatttttttctctctgttAGGTATATCAATGTTGTAtaccattgtttgtttttattgcagTTAGCCAttgggcatggatttgcaatcaagttattatcattgttattgaTATGTTGCTTGTTGTTTTGTTAGATAATTATTGTAACGTTAATCATTGTTGATAATGTATGGCATGCATAGATGTGTATTTGGGTAAAAATAGTCATAAAACAATGTCCATGGCCTGCTCTCATCAAGATGCTACTCCCCCGAAATATGCCTCTTGAGAAATGTGCTCCTATCTCTATATTCTAACATACAACTTCACAATATGTTGCTGAATAATTTAATTTATGTTGGTAATATAGTATTAGGCTATGCCATATATGAAAGGATGATCCAGAGGaacaattttttgtttatttgttttgatatttgagcACTTTGCTTTGATACCATTGAGCAGCTAGAGTGAATAAATAGCAGCATGTTTCACTTTGAGTTTTTAACtgcttcattttgttttctctcTAGGCCGAAGCACCCAACAAAACTTGCAATGAGATAACAGAGTATTCCCATGCTGCAGCTGGATTCTGCTGCAAGAAGTGTCCTGCTGGAACGTATCTTAAACATGACTGTCTCCAAGACCACGGTGCACCAACCTGTGCCATATGCCCCCCAGGCACATACACTCAATATGACAACCACTTGCGGCACTGCCTGCGGTGCCACATTCCATGCAATCCACTATTTGGGTTCATAGAGACAAAGACATGTCAACCTCATCACAACAGACAATGCACCTGTGAGGAGGGAATGCACAGGGTTCATGAAGTGTGTGTGCTTATACACCAGAAACCCTGTCCACCTGGACAAGGTGTTGTTCAAAAAGGTACATGGCAATTCTATTGGATTTTGGATGTAATTCTTTTGGATGTTGACTTCAATTaaggcagcacaacatgtttttATATGAGAAGATTTTGATTAGATTAACAGTGATTACAATCTTTACCAGAACATACAAGGCATGTTTGTGATGTCAATTTTATGAAATATTGTTCTAACAGTTTATAGTAACTGGACTTGTGGTGCAGTGTAGTCTATCAGGAAATTAAGTATAAGGACTTGTTGCTATTGTCATAGGAGTTTCATTCTTATTCTATGCAGGTTCTCACAGATCAAACCCGGTATGTGAGGACTGCCCACCAGGCACATTCTCGAGTAAACCATCCGTAACTAAGCCATGTCGAACTTGGCGAAAGTAAGTCGAACCATGTTGATTGAGGCTTTAACTTATAGCAAGTTGTTTTATGTGGATGAATATCATCATTTCTAGGAGGAAAATGATCATTTTTTCCAGGAAATTAATTAATATCCTGTCTCATATAACAGAATTGCCACAGCCCACAGGTCTCATCAATTTCATGCACATTTGTATTTACCGGTATCTACTTTGTTCAGCTGTGCGGCACAGGGACTGGAAACAAAGATAGGTGGGACATCCACCAGGAACACGAAGTGTGGAGGTCCTCTTGCTTCCCAGCAGACAAAGCCAGTCACTATTCCGGTGACATCAACTGGAAGTTCTGTGGCAGCTACCACAACAGCCACCACAGCTGCAGCTTTAAATGCTTTTGTAGATGCACTGATTCCAACATCCGGAACTCCACTGACAAGTCCGCATAAAATCACAGGTAGAAAATCATTCATTATATGTATGTCATGAATTTCCATTGCacctttttcatgtccaagttGATTATTCTTCTCTTTTGAGTGATGGTGGTTTTAGGATCTGAGTCTTCTGACTGAACTGAATAgcaaaatacattattttacaAAGCTAAGGTAATTACAAAGAACATGTATATTGTGAAGCTGTCCATTACATGTCTTTTAAAAGTTGCAGGGAATCAACTTATTTTTTCAAGGTGCTAAACAGAGCTTTTACAATATCTTTTATCATTAGCCAAGAAAGATGACACCAATATGGGACAGGTGCCAAAGGATCTTGACAACAGCAACAAGAACACCAACCACCACTCTCAGTCTGCACAGCTACTAGCCCTCATCTTCATTGGTGTTGCCATCCTTCTGATCATCATAATCACTTTGGTTTGGAAAAAAGTGAAGAAGCAAAGGGGAAAGCAAAGTAAGACATTCCTAAAAAAAAGCCAACAGAGCAAAATTTCAGAAGAGTTTGGATAGGATCAGGTGTCTGAAAGAGAAACAATTAGTTAAATTTTGTAGCTATTCTTTATTTGCTGCACCTTATCTCAGTGTTTTGCCTTATCAAATGAAATATCTAAAAtactagagtttggcgacctcatacctccatgaaatattttagagctattgtaaattttatgcaaatgaattgcacatttacatgaattaaggaaggtgatgttcatcattgactaacatacacatgtcacaagtataagaTTCCCACCATTAATCATTAACTGATTAAGCGTTTTTTCAATTTTCGcatatgttatgcaaatcagtccctCAGTAgaataattggtatctgcttatgttccttCTATCATGATTTACACGTGTTATATTTATTGAAGTctagttattaaaaacaatggaattatgcaatttccacattaactatgcaaatcaagtcctcatttgcataacgtgtatatcattataaacattttTGCCTAAACTACCCGCATGACTAAAATGGTGTCAATCCGTCATTTCtttcctctttggaatgtcttgacaaaaatgcccctgaagttccaaaaataaatgttagggggctgtcAAGCTTTCCCCATTTTGGCATGAtgttaaaagctatctacccctaaaatgtcaagaccatatcatgtccgggacaagagatacattaaaaagattgctatgatagattaattatgcaaatgtaatcctattttgcatgataagtattttatcttgtacaacattgtctaaaggtacctacataccaaaaataatgaaatttcatcttcagttatccacttcagaagttttcgccaaaagtgcccctgctatcccaaaactagtcgctaggggggcCCAAAGTTATGTCACTCATTCCTGAGCACAAAATTTGTGatcatagcttgttcagagcacgagatagcaaacccggaagttgcgctgca
The window above is part of the Branchiostoma floridae strain S238N-H82 chromosome 14, Bfl_VNyyK, whole genome shotgun sequence genome. Proteins encoded here:
- the LOC118431147 gene encoding tumor necrosis factor receptor superfamily member 21-like, encoding MRLSIVRTCVLILLLSDQQAEAPNKTCNEITEYSHAAAGFCCKKCPAGTYLKHDCLQDHGAPTCAICPPGTYTQYDNHLRHCLRCHIPCNPLFGFIETKTCQPHHNRQCTCEEGMHRVHEVCVLIHQKPCPPGQGVVQKGSHRSNPVCEDCPPGTFSSKPSVTKPCRTWRNCAAQGLETKIGGTSTRNTKCGGPLASQQTKPVTIPVTSTGSSVAATTTATTAAALNAFVDALIPTSGTPLTSPHKITAKKDDTNMGQVPKDLDNSNKNTNHHSQSAQLLALIFIGVAILLIIIITLVWKKVKKQRGKQNDDTPNRGHDGPAQEQLLDQQDAQDGEGAGVGDQAPANGQGQLDVAQGTGDVHEGAVQPLQLVDATMIQMQQQTALVDARRQLVIYSQSTTIQQQNDFGSPNNVQVGQGNHINIGIENGAAQSEEFDEE